The genome window TTTACCCATGAATGGCTGGAAATTGTGAAGCAAAATTACAACCATCCGAGTGTGATTACATGGGTGCCATTTAATGAATCGTGGGGCATTGGCGATATCCATCATGATAAGCAGCAACAAGCTTTTACGGAAAGTATCTATCATTTAACTAAAGCGTATGATCGTAATCGCCCTGTTATCACAAATGATGGCTGGGAACATACTATTTCCGATATTATCACCCTTCATGACTATGAGGAATATGGAGCGTTGCTTGCAAGTAGATATAAAGACAGCGACAAGTTAATGTCAAATGGCATCCAGTTCAATAAAGGTTTTTATGCTTTTGCAGATGGTTATCCGTATAAAGGACAGCCAATAGTTATTTCAGAGTTTGGCGGAATCGCTTTCCAAACAGAGGAAGGTTGGGGCTATGGGAATCAAGTGAAGGATGAAGAAGCGTTCTTTAAACGTTTTGAAGACATCCACCATGCAGTTCAGGATTTAGAATACGTATGTGGTTATTGTTATACACAACTAACCGATGTCCAACAAGAAGTAAATGGCTTACTTACAATCGATCGGAAGCCAAAAGTTTCTGTAGAGAGAGTAAGACAAGTAAATACCCGAAGATTATAATCATAGGAGTGTATACGATGACGAGACAAGAATATCCCCGTCCGCAGTTCGTACGTGACCAGTGGATTAACTTAAATGGAACTTGGCAATTTCAGTTTGACGATAAGAATGTTGGTGAACAAGAGCAATATTTTAATAAAGAAACACTGGATAAAGAAATACAAGTACCGTTTGTTTACCAATCTAAGTTAAGTGGAATTGGGGAAAGAACCATTCATGAATATGTATGGTATAAGAAAGAAGTAGTGATTCCTAAATACGCAGATAAACGAACGATCTTGCATTTTGGTGCAGTAGATTACTATTGCAAGGTATACGTGAACGGAAAATTTGTGGGAGACCATGAAGGCGGGCATACTTCATTCTCATTTGATATTTCGAATTATATATTAGACGAAAACCAAAGTATTACTGTTAAAGTCTATGATCCTATCAAAGATGAAACCATTCCACGAGGGAAGCAGTTCTGGGAAGAAGAACCAAGGGCGATTTGGTATACGAATTCTACAGGGATTTGGCAGACGGTCTGGGTGGAACAAGTAAATAATGATTATCTGGAAAAAGTTCGATTTACTCCTGATCTAGACCGCGGTGTCGTCTGGATGGATTTTGATTTAAATAAAGAAGCAGAAATATCAAAAGCGAATTATTATGTGAAATACAAAATAAGTTTTAAGAATATTTTAATTGCGGAAGATCGAATTAAAATGAATAATCTTGCGGAAAAACGTGCGGTTGATATTATCCAAAATAAAATCTTTCGCACAAATTTTCACGATAGCGGCTATACTTGGTCACCGGAACACCCAAATGTATTTAACGTATCTATCGAACTTTGTGATGAAAAAGGAATCGTTTTAGATAAAGTACAATCTTATTTCGGCTATCGAAAAGTTCATACAGAAAATGGTATGGTTTATTTAAACAATAAACCATATTATCAAAAGCTGGTTCTTGATCAAGGTTATTGGCCAGAGGGGCTTTTAACGGCGCCGAAAGCAGAAGATTATAAAAAGGATATAGAATTAGCGAAAGAAATGGGATTCAATGGCTGTAGAAAGCATCAAAAAACAGAAGATCCTCTCTTCATGTATTATGCAGATACATTAGGTTTTCTAGTATGGGGAGAATGTGCATCTGCTCCTGTTTATACAAAAGAAGCGGCGACAAGATTAATGAAGGAATGGATGGAAATAGTCGATCGTGACTATAATCACCCTTCTATCGTTACTTGGGTTCCCTTAAATGAAAGCTGGGGTATTCCGGATATTCATCATGATAAAAAACAACAGCATTTCTCTACAACCATGTATCACATGCTCCATGCTATTGATGGTACACGTCTGGTTATCTCAAATGATGGCTGGGAAGCAACCGTTACAGATATCTGTGCGATTCATAACTACGGTCATGGAAATGCCGATGAAAAAGCGAAGTATCAATACTTCAAAGAGTCCATATCTACAGTTGATAATTTACTTACACATTCACATAGTAAATGGGAAGTGTATGCAGAAAACCACTCCCACCAAGGAGAACCAATCCTGTTAACAGAATTCGGAGGCATCGCCTTTAAAATCGGCGAACAAAGCGGTTGGGGCTACACTTCTGTGGAGAACGCAGAAGATTATATAACAGAATACCGCAAAATCATGGAAGCAATCTTTCAATCAAAGGGATTATGGGGCTATTGCTATACGCAGCTGACAGATGTTGAACAAGAAATTAATGGGATTTTAACGTATAATCGGATTCCAAAATGCGATTTATCCAAGATTAATGAACTGAATAATCTCTTCTTTCCCGAGCGATTGGCGATTAAAGGGAAGGCGGCTAATGGAGGCATAAACTAACTAGATAATCTGTAAAGACCAACAATCTCTCATTTAGCTATTAGCTAATGGTTATTTTCTAATGCTGGTTGTTGCTGGTTTAAATGTAGTCATGTTTAAAAACTAATTTGTTCCAAACTATACTTATCAACAGTAATATGTTAAAATGTTCAAGGCTCATGACAGCGAAAATGATGGATGGTTTCAAGTTATCCTGAGTTTCCTGACATGGGTTTTTATTTTGTCCGCTCAAAAAATAGTAACGAACGAATTAATTTCCAAAAGGAATACATAGCTATTTAGTAGCAGGGTTTGATAAAATACAAAAAGGAATGAGTTTTAGCATAGGCTGTTTGTCTGAACAATAATGGCAAGACTGTCTTCGATTAATACTAGCAAACCTTTAATCGACTATCTCTCTTAACGTTTGGAGGAAATAATGTGGCAGTAAAACAAATTGTAATGTACCCGGATCCGGTGTTAGAAATACCATGCGCGGAAGTTACAGTCTTTGATAAAAAATTAGCAAAGTTATTAAACGATATGTATGATACAATGATTGAATTTGACGGAGTAGGACTAGCTGCTCCACAAATCGGTATATCGAAACGCATTGCTGTAGTAGATATTGATGATGATATGGGTACACTGGAATTAATTAATCCCAAATTATTAGAAGTAAATGGCTCTCAAGTTGGTCCCGAAGGATGTTTAAGTTTCCCGGGATTATTCGGAGATGTCGAAAGACCATTGTCTATTACAGTAGAGGCGCAAAATAGAAAAGGAAAAAAATATATAATAGAAGCAGAAGAATATTTAGCACGAGCAATTTTACATGAAATGGATCATTTAGATGGAGTGCTATTTACATCAAAGGTAATTCGCTATCTAGAGGAAGATGAGCTAGAAGGAGTGGAAGCAAATGACTAAAGTAGTGTTTATGGGAACCCCGGATTTCTCTGTTCCTGTATTACAAAGATTATTAGAAGAAAAGTATGAAGTAATTGCGGTTGTGACACAGCCTGATCGTCCTGTGGGCAGAAAAAAGGTGTTAACCCCGCCGCCAGTAAAGGTAGAAGCTCTAAAACATGATATCCCTGTCTATCAACCAGAGAAGATTCGTCAATCAGACGAGCTGAAAGCTATTATCTCTTTGAACCCGGATATTATTGTGACTGCTGCGTTCGGTCAAATTTTGCCAAAAGAGCTATTAGATGCACCAAAATTCGGCTGTGTGAATGTTCATGCGTCCTTGCTTCCTGAATTAAGAGGAGGAGCTCCAATTCATTACAGTATTTTACAAGGAAAAGAAAAAACCGGTATTACGATTATGTATATGGCGGAGAAGTTGGATGCTGGTGATATTATTTCAGTTGCGGAAGTGGAAATTGAAGAAGAAGATACAGTAGGGACACTGCATGATAAATTAAGTCGTGTCGGAAGTGATTTATTAGCGGAAACTTTGCCTAAACTGTTAGCAGGAGAAATTACACCAATTCCGCAAAATGATGAGGAGGCGACGTTTGCGCCAAATCTGAAGCGTTCGGACGAACAAATTGACTGGACTGTTTCTGGAGAAGAAATTTACAATAAAATACGTGGACTAAATCCTTGGCCAGTAGCTTTCACTCTTTATCAAGGAAAGGTGATGAAAGTATGGGCGGGGAAGAAAGTGGCGAAAAAGAAAGATGCCGCTCCTGGAACGATTGTCGACATAACAGATCAAGGTCCAATTGTGGCAACAGGTAATGACACATACATTCAATTAACAGAAGTACAACCAGCGGGCAAGAAGAAAATGGACATCAGCGAATTCTTACGTGGGGCTGGCAGTAAAATGCAAGTAAATGAGATATTAGGAGTTACGAATGAAGAAAACTAAAAAAAATGTGCGAGAAGCAGCATTAGATATTTTGGAAGCTATTCAAAAAAATCAAGCGTATAGTAACTTATTGCTAAATACGACGATTAAGAAAAATGAGATTCCATCTAAAGATATCGGTTTGTTAACAGAAATTGTTTATGGAACGCTGCAACGAAAAATGACCCTTGAATTTTATCTACGTCCTTTCCTCAATAAAGGAAAGAAAATAGAAGAGTGGGTTTATATTCTTCTGCAGATGACTGTCTATCAAATTGTTTATTTAGATCGTATTCCCGATCATGCTGCCATAAATGAAGCAGTAGAAATTGCTAAAAAAAGGGGTCATAAAGGAATAAGCGGCTTTGTAAATGCTGTACTAAGAAATATGCAAAGACAAGGCTTGCCATCCTTTCATGAGATTCAAGATGAAATAGAACGACTTTCCATTGAAACAAGTCATCCAACTTGGCTTGTAAAAAGATGGGTCGAGCAGCTTGGTGTAGAAGAAGCGAAAAAAATGTGCGAAATTAATCTAACAGCACCGATGCAAACTGCAAGGGTTAATACAACAAAGGTTTCTGTAACGGAATGTATAGAACTTTTAACAGAAGAAGGATTTCAAGTAGAAGCAAGTGAGGTAATTCCAGAAGGGATTAAAGTTTTAAAGGGAAATATCGCTCATTCATCTGCTTATGAAAAAGGGCTGCTGACGATTCAAGATGAAAGCTCGATGATTGTTGCTTATGCACTAGATTTAGACAAACCTTATTCCGTATTGGATGCTTGTGCAGCTCCAGGTGGTAAATCTACTCATATTGCAGAGAAGATGAATAAGGACGGCAACATCCTTTCTATTGACCTTCATGACCATAAAGTAAAGCTGATTAAGCAAAATGCAGACCGCTTAAATTTACCAACGATTGAAACGAAGGCAATGGATTCAAGAAAGCTGGACAAAAGCTTGGAGCAAGAAAGCTTTGATCGAATTCTGTTAGATGCACCATGTTCAGGGTTTGGCGTAATGAGAAGAAAGCCAGATATGAAATATACAAAAACAGAAGCAGATGTCGATCGGCTGCAGAAAATTCAGTTGGATTTACTAGCATCTGTTTCCCTGCTTTTAAAAAAAGGTGGAATATTAGTATATAGTACCTGTACCATTGATAAAGCAGAGAATGAAGAAGTGGTGGAGAAATTCTTAGCTGCCAATACGCAGTTTGAGAGAGATAGTACATTGGCAGATCGTCTGCCTCAAGATGTAAAGAATTACGCAGAAGGAAATGAATTACAGATATTACCGCAATATTTTGGCTCAGATGGCTTTTATATTGCAGCATTAAGAAAGAAGGTGCAATGATGGAACAAGTAAAAACATCATCAAGAAGAAGACAAAAAGCAGAACCAACTATTCCCTCGATATACTCAATGGAATTGCAAGCACTAAAGGATTGGCTGACAGCGCATAATGAAAAGGCGTTTCGTGCGGATCAAATTTTTGAATGGCTATATAAAAAGAGAGTAACCTCTTTTGAAGACATGTCTAACTTATCGAAAAATTTACGTTTAATGCTTCAGGAAAATTTTACGATTACAACATTAAATACGCTTATTCAGCAAACATCAAATGATGGGACTATTAAATTTTTATTTGAATTACATGATGGATATTCCATTGAAACAGTTTTAATGCGCCATGATTATGGTAATTCTGTTTGTGTAACAACCCAAGTTGGCTGTCGAATCGGCTGTACTTTCTGTGCTTCTACATTAGGTGGATTAAAAAGAAACTTAGAAGCAGGAGAAATCGTTGCACAAGTCGTAAAAGTACAACAGGCATTAGATGAATTAGGCGAACGTGTAAGTTCAGTTGTTATTATGGGAATTGGGGAACCATTTGATAACTTTACTAGTATGTTAAGTTTCCTCAAAATTATTAACCATGAACAAGCATTAAATATTGGAGCAAGACATATCACTGTGTCAACCAGTGGGATTATCCCGAAAATTTATGAATTTGCGGATCAAAATATGCAAATTAATTTCGCGGTTTCCCTGCACGCGCCAAACACAGAGTTAAGAAGCAGACTAATGCCAATTAACAGAGCGTATAAATTACCTGATTTAATTGAAGCTATCCGCTACTATGTGGATAAAACAGGTAGACGTGTAAGTTTTGAGTATGGTTTGTTTGGGAACGTAAATGATCAAGTTGAGCATGCGGAAGAGTTAGCTGAGCTTGTGAAAGGAATCAAGTGTCACGTAAACTTAATTCCTGTTAACTATGTACCAGAAAGAGATTATGTAAGAACACCGAAGGATCAAATCTTTTTATTTGAAAAAACGTTAAAGAAACATGGAGTAAATGTAACAATCCGTCGTGAGCAAGGTTCAGATATCGATGCTGCATGTGGACAGCTTCGTGCGAAGGAGAGAAAAGAAGAGACGAGGTGATCACCTTTGAGTCAAATTTTTATGACTGATAAGGGGAAAGTTAGACAACATAATGAGGATAGTGGAGCAATTATTAGAAATAAAAGCGGTCAACGCCTTGCCATCGTAGCTGATGGCATGGGTGGACACCGTGCAGGTGACGTTGCAAGCTCACTCACTGTTGAGAAACTGACAGAACTTTGGACAATGGTAGAGGAAATTAAAACAGCAGATGAGGCAGAAAACTGGTTGGAATCCAATATTTTAGAGGTCAATCAATATGTTTTCGATTATGCTTCCACCCATCCAGAATGTGAAGGCATGGGTACTACTATTATAGGGGTAATCAGTACGGAAAATTTTGCGACGATTGCTCATGTGGGAGACAGTCGGTGCTATCTTTATAACGAAGATGGCTTTAAACAAATTACAGAAGATCATTCCTTAGTAAATGAATTAGTTCGCATGGGCCAAATTTCGAAAGAAGATGCAGAGCATCATCCCAGAAAAAATGTTGTTTTGAGAGCGCTTGGAACAGATGCTCAGTTAAATATTGATGTGATGACCATTATATTTGAAGAAGGCGACATCATATTTATTTGTTCTGATGGACTATCGAACAAAGTAACGGATCAACAAATAAAAGAGATTCTTGAAAAAGAGATTACATTAGAAGAAAAGGCTTCTACTTTAATCGAAACTGCCAATATAAATGGCGGAGAAGATAATATTACGGTCGTTATTTTGGAGTATGGGGATGGTCATCAAGCAGGTGAAGGGCAATGATGATTGGAAAAAGAATAAGTGGCCGTTATAAAGTCTTAGAGATGATTGGCGGAGGTGGAATGGCAAACGTCTACCTTGCGCATGACATGATTTTAGATCGAGATGTAGCAGTGAAGATGCTAAGACTCGATTATGTCAATGATGAGGAGTTTATTAAACGATTTCATCGCGAGGCGCAATCTGCTACAAGCTTAGCTCATCCGAATGTCGTCAATATATATGATGTAGGAGAAGAAGGAGACATCTATTATATTGTTATGGAATATGTGGAAGGCGATACACTGAAACAATACATACATAAAAACTCACCACTTTCTGTAGAGACAGTTATCGCAATTATGCAACAAATAACATCAGCAATCGCACATGCACATCAAAATAATATAATCCATCGCGATATAAAACCGCATAATATTTTAATAGATAAAGAAGGAAAAGTAAAAGTAACCGATTTTGGAATTGCGATGGCGTTAAGTGCGACAAGCATCACGCAAACAAATTCTGTGCTAGGCTCTGTTCATTATTTATCACCAGAACAAGCTCGTGGTGGAATGGCGAATAAAAAATCTGATATTTACTCTCTTGGGATTGTAATGTTTGAATTATTAACAGGGAGATTGCCTTTTTCTGGTGAATCAGCTGTTTCGATTGCTTTAAAGCATTTGCAGTCTGAAACTCCTAGTGTTAGAAGATGGAATGAAGCGATCCCGCAAAGTGTGGAGAATATCGTCTTAAAAGCTACTGCGAAAGATCCTTTTTATCGGTATAATAGTATGGAAGAAATGTCAGAGGATTTGCAAACAGCTTTAAATTTAGAGAGACTAGATGAACCCAAGTTTGCAATACCAGTTGATGACGAAGCAACAAAAGCAATTCCGGTTATTACAAATGATGGTTTATATAAAAATTTTGATGAGACGATTATTCATACAAATGAAAAAGAAGATCAAGGAAAAACCTTGGTAAAGGAATCTCCAAAAAAGAAAGAAAAGAAAAAGAAAAAGAAGAAAGCTAAGAAAAAGGGAAAGAAAATTGCTGCGATTATTATTTCAACCTTTCTCGCCTTGCTATTAATAATGGGACTAGTATTATTTCTTCTGCCAGATTTACTTGCACCAGAAGATATAGTTGTTCCTGATGTCGCTGGTTTAGAATTAGATAAAGCAAAGACAACGCTCGAAGAAAAAGGCTTCGTAGTGTCTGATACTATTACCTTAAATAGTGATGATGTGGAAAAAGGTCATGTTATTAAAACAAGTCCTAGTGCAGGCAGCGCGCGAAGAGAAGGGACAGAAATTACTATTTATGAAAGTCTTGGAAAAGAGACGGTCGTTCTCAGTGATTATGTAGGAAGAAAATATGATGATGTGGTGAAACTATTAGAATCAGAAGGATTCGATTTTAAAGATATTGAGCCTATCGAAGTATTTGATGATAGTGAACCAGGAACAATATTAGAACAAAATATTAAGCCAAAAGAGGAAGTAGTACCAAGTGAAACATCATTAGAATTTACAATTAGTAAAGGTGCACAATTGATTAGTGTCAAGGATTTATCGGATTATACGAAAAAAGAAGTAAATGACTATGTGGACGATGTTGGTTTAACGGTAACTTTTAAGGAAGAATATAGTGACACAGTGGAAAAAGGTCTAGTCATTTCTCAAACGCCTGAAGCTCGTACTAATTTGAAAAAAGGAGCAGAAATTACTGTTGTTCTTTCTAAAGGAAAAAAAGAAGTCCAACCGAAAGAAGTAATGAAAGAAATATCTATTCCATATGAACCGACGGAAATGACTGCTGATGGGAAGCCGGTCGAACAAACAGTAAGAATATATATTGGTGATTTTAATAATAGTATGACAGAACCAGCTGAAACATTTAAGATTACCGAAAATACTAAAAAGACAATCTATCTGCAAATTCCTGAAGGGCAAAAAGGATATTATCGAGTGCAGATTGACAGTGTGGTCATTATTGATGAAGAGGTTCCTTATCCTAACTAGTAATTGGTTTGAATTAAGCAAGAAAGGGAATGCTTTTTAAGTAGCTAGTTTCTAATAAGCTGTCGTTTTTTTAATAGTTTTTAGAGACACGCAAGAACTTTTATAAGCGAGTTGAAGTAAGTAAGGAGCGTTATATTTATGCCTAAAGGCAAAATTATTAAAGCGTTAAGTGGATTTTATTATGTATTAAGTGAGGGGCAATTAATACAGTGTCGCGGTCGAGGCGTTTTTCGAAAAAATAAGATAACTCCTTTAGTAGGTGATGAAGTCGTTTTTCAGGCAGAGAACACAACAGATGGCTACATTCTAGAAGTAAAAGAAAGAAAAAATGAATTAGTTAGACCACCGATTGCCAATGTGGATCAAGCAATTCTTGTCTTTTCTAGTGTGGAACCTGATTTTAGTACTGCATTATTAGATCGTTTTCTAGTATTAATTGAATACAATAGAATTGATCCGGTAATCTGTATGACAAAAATGGATTTAGCAAGTAGTGAGGTGGTTGAAAAGATGAAGGAGTACGCAGCACAATATGAAGCTGTGGGGTATCCTGTCATTTTAACCTCTTCTGAAACCGAAACGGGTATAGGACAGCTGCTGCCTTATTTAAAGGATAAAATATCGGTATTTGCCGGACAATCGGGAGTAGGAAAGTCTTCTTTGTTAAATGTAATTAGACCTGATTTAGACTTAAAGACAAATGAAATCTCCTCCAGTTTAGGAAGAGGAAAGCATACAACAAGACATGTAGAGCTTATCTCAATTGGAGATGGACTTGTTGCAGATACACCTGGCTTTAGTTCACTGGAGTTTCTAGAAATTGAAGGAGAAGATTTGAATTATTGTTTTCCTGAAATAGAAAAAACAAGCGAAAACTGTAAGTTTAGGGGCTGTCTACATCTTTCAGAACCAAAATGTGCAGTGAAAGAAGCGGTAGAAAATAATGAAATTCCAACTTATCGTTATGAGCACTATAAAGATTTCTTACAAGAAATTAGAGATCGAAAACCGAAGTATTAGTTTTTTCTGATTAGGAGAGAATTCTATATTCCATTTTGGGAGCTTGGGCAGAGATGAGAAGACCGAGCATATACACCTAAAAACGATTGAATTCTTGGAAATCACATCTCAATAGACTTTTACTTATTTTGTATTTACAGCCTTAAAGCAGATTCTTTCTATATAGCCGTTTGGACTATTTATCTGGATTGATTAGTAATCAAAGTAGATAAAGAAGACAAAGGCATATAAAAAAGGATCTGTATTTTTGTATAGAAAAGTAATAAGAGGAGGAGAAATATGATTGTTCATATTATGGCTGGAGGACCAAAGCAGTATATTCCTAATTTAGATAACTATTCAAAAGATATTTGCTGGATAGGTGTGGATAGAGGTGTTATGTATTTAATCGAAAGATCCTTGCCGATTTATGCTGCTTTTGGTGATTTTGATTCTATTTCGGAAACAGAACTGCATGCGATGGAGGAAAAAACAGGGATTATTAAACGTTTTAAACCAGAAAAAGATGAAACAGACATGGAACTTGCTCTTTTATGGGCTATTAAAGAAGGTGCAACGACTATTCGGTTATTTGGTGCGACAGGGGGAAGACTCGATCACACAATCGCAAATCTGCAGCTATTACTACGAGAAGCGTTAGACAATAAGCATATTCAACTAGAAATAATCGATAAACAAAACAGCGTATCTGTTGTACAAGCAGGAGCTTATACGGTAAAAAAACTGGAGGAATATAAATATATTTCATTTTTCCCATATAGTACAAAGATTGTAGGTCTATCTTTAGAAGGTTTTAAATACCCTTTAGTAAGGAGAAATCTTCCTGCTAGCAGCACATTGTGTATTAGTAATGAACTAATTCGAGAAACTGGTACTTTTTCCTTTGAAGAAGGCATATTAATGGTAATAAGAAGTTGTGATTAAAATCTGATAAATGATTGTACTAATAATTTTTATCTTAATAGGAAATGTGAGTGCTAGCGATGTTTATTGATTAAGGAGGGACAGTATTCATGAGATTTTATACCATTAAATTGCCGAAATTTTTAGGAGGACTTGTCCGGGCGATGTTGGGGACCTTTAAAAAGGATTAACAACGGATTCTGCGAATTTTTTTAGTAAAGACAACCATTCGCGATATTGGCGGGAAATTTCAAGGACTTACGGTACTTATACGACTTGCCTATTGTAGTTTGGAGACAAAATAAAAAAGGACATGTAACATGTCCTTTTTTATTGCGATCTGATTAAACACGTTCTACTTTACCAGATCTTAATGCTCTAGCAGAAACCCAAACACGTTTAGGTTTACCGTCTACTAAAATACGAACCTTTTGAAGGTTAGCTCCCCAAGTACGTTTGTTAGCGTTCATTGCATGGGAACGAGCATTACCTGTAGTTGTTTTTCTTCCAGTGATAACACATTTACGTGGCATGTATATTTCCCTCCTTATTACAGAAACTCATTAAAATGAGTTTGAAAAGTCATAGATAGCAATTTACTTATAGTCTGCTAAATAATCCTCGTTACAGATACCTTAATAATTTATCATACAACTTAAATGAATGCAATAGTTGGATGAAAAGCTTTCAAGAAAATTTCCTTGACATGTCTTTCCTTATTAAACAAATCCGTTTATCTCAAGACTTTATGGGAATAGTAAAACAAGTAGGTGTTTTCTGAATTTATCCCAATGCTTTAATAGAAGGGTTATTTTGTTATATAATAATAATAAGCTTTTTAACTATAGCTTTCAAAAACGTTTTGATTATAGTAAAATGTCAGTAGTCAAGGAGCAATTCCAAAGGGGGAAAACTCATGTCCATTGAACTAAGAACGAATTTCGGACAAATTGATATATCTACAGAAGTTATCGCTACAATCGCAGGTGGGGCAGCAGTAGACTGCTACGGTATCGTTGGAATGGCGTCGAAAAATCAAATTAAAGACGGTTTAACAGATATTTTGCGAAAAGAAAACTTTACACGTGGTGTAATCGTTCGAAAAGTTGAAGAAGAAGTACATATTGATATGTATATCATTGTAAGTTACGGAACGAAAATCTCCGAGGTTGCGCACAATGTTCAATCGAAAGTAAAATACACAC of Niallia circulans contains these proteins:
- a CDS encoding glycoside hydrolase family 2 protein — protein: MTRQEYPRPQFVRDQWINLNGTWQFQFDDKNVGEQEQYFNKETLDKEIQVPFVYQSKLSGIGERTIHEYVWYKKEVVIPKYADKRTILHFGAVDYYCKVYVNGKFVGDHEGGHTSFSFDISNYILDENQSITVKVYDPIKDETIPRGKQFWEEEPRAIWYTNSTGIWQTVWVEQVNNDYLEKVRFTPDLDRGVVWMDFDLNKEAEISKANYYVKYKISFKNILIAEDRIKMNNLAEKRAVDIIQNKIFRTNFHDSGYTWSPEHPNVFNVSIELCDEKGIVLDKVQSYFGYRKVHTENGMVYLNNKPYYQKLVLDQGYWPEGLLTAPKAEDYKKDIELAKEMGFNGCRKHQKTEDPLFMYYADTLGFLVWGECASAPVYTKEAATRLMKEWMEIVDRDYNHPSIVTWVPLNESWGIPDIHHDKKQQHFSTTMYHMLHAIDGTRLVISNDGWEATVTDICAIHNYGHGNADEKAKYQYFKESISTVDNLLTHSHSKWEVYAENHSHQGEPILLTEFGGIAFKIGEQSGWGYTSVENAEDYITEYRKIMEAIFQSKGLWGYCYTQLTDVEQEINGILTYNRIPKCDLSKINELNNLFFPERLAIKGKAANGGIN
- the def gene encoding peptide deformylase, which translates into the protein MAVKQIVMYPDPVLEIPCAEVTVFDKKLAKLLNDMYDTMIEFDGVGLAAPQIGISKRIAVVDIDDDMGTLELINPKLLEVNGSQVGPEGCLSFPGLFGDVERPLSITVEAQNRKGKKYIIEAEEYLARAILHEMDHLDGVLFTSKVIRYLEEDELEGVEAND
- the fmt gene encoding methionyl-tRNA formyltransferase, with amino-acid sequence MTKVVFMGTPDFSVPVLQRLLEEKYEVIAVVTQPDRPVGRKKVLTPPPVKVEALKHDIPVYQPEKIRQSDELKAIISLNPDIIVTAAFGQILPKELLDAPKFGCVNVHASLLPELRGGAPIHYSILQGKEKTGITIMYMAEKLDAGDIISVAEVEIEEEDTVGTLHDKLSRVGSDLLAETLPKLLAGEITPIPQNDEEATFAPNLKRSDEQIDWTVSGEEIYNKIRGLNPWPVAFTLYQGKVMKVWAGKKVAKKKDAAPGTIVDITDQGPIVATGNDTYIQLTEVQPAGKKKMDISEFLRGAGSKMQVNEILGVTNEEN
- the rsmB gene encoding 16S rRNA (cytosine(967)-C(5))-methyltransferase RsmB, producing MKKTKKNVREAALDILEAIQKNQAYSNLLLNTTIKKNEIPSKDIGLLTEIVYGTLQRKMTLEFYLRPFLNKGKKIEEWVYILLQMTVYQIVYLDRIPDHAAINEAVEIAKKRGHKGISGFVNAVLRNMQRQGLPSFHEIQDEIERLSIETSHPTWLVKRWVEQLGVEEAKKMCEINLTAPMQTARVNTTKVSVTECIELLTEEGFQVEASEVIPEGIKVLKGNIAHSSAYEKGLLTIQDESSMIVAYALDLDKPYSVLDACAAPGGKSTHIAEKMNKDGNILSIDLHDHKVKLIKQNADRLNLPTIETKAMDSRKLDKSLEQESFDRILLDAPCSGFGVMRRKPDMKYTKTEADVDRLQKIQLDLLASVSLLLKKGGILVYSTCTIDKAENEEVVEKFLAANTQFERDSTLADRLPQDVKNYAEGNELQILPQYFGSDGFYIAALRKKVQ
- the rlmN gene encoding 23S rRNA (adenine(2503)-C(2))-methyltransferase RlmN, which produces MMEQVKTSSRRRQKAEPTIPSIYSMELQALKDWLTAHNEKAFRADQIFEWLYKKRVTSFEDMSNLSKNLRLMLQENFTITTLNTLIQQTSNDGTIKFLFELHDGYSIETVLMRHDYGNSVCVTTQVGCRIGCTFCASTLGGLKRNLEAGEIVAQVVKVQQALDELGERVSSVVIMGIGEPFDNFTSMLSFLKIINHEQALNIGARHITVSTSGIIPKIYEFADQNMQINFAVSLHAPNTELRSRLMPINRAYKLPDLIEAIRYYVDKTGRRVSFEYGLFGNVNDQVEHAEELAELVKGIKCHVNLIPVNYVPERDYVRTPKDQIFLFEKTLKKHGVNVTIRREQGSDIDAACGQLRAKERKEETR
- a CDS encoding Stp1/IreP family PP2C-type Ser/Thr phosphatase is translated as MSQIFMTDKGKVRQHNEDSGAIIRNKSGQRLAIVADGMGGHRAGDVASSLTVEKLTELWTMVEEIKTADEAENWLESNILEVNQYVFDYASTHPECEGMGTTIIGVISTENFATIAHVGDSRCYLYNEDGFKQITEDHSLVNELVRMGQISKEDAEHHPRKNVVLRALGTDAQLNIDVMTIIFEEGDIIFICSDGLSNKVTDQQIKEILEKEITLEEKASTLIETANINGGEDNITVVILEYGDGHQAGEGQ
- the pknB gene encoding Stk1 family PASTA domain-containing Ser/Thr kinase, which produces MMIGKRISGRYKVLEMIGGGGMANVYLAHDMILDRDVAVKMLRLDYVNDEEFIKRFHREAQSATSLAHPNVVNIYDVGEEGDIYYIVMEYVEGDTLKQYIHKNSPLSVETVIAIMQQITSAIAHAHQNNIIHRDIKPHNILIDKEGKVKVTDFGIAMALSATSITQTNSVLGSVHYLSPEQARGGMANKKSDIYSLGIVMFELLTGRLPFSGESAVSIALKHLQSETPSVRRWNEAIPQSVENIVLKATAKDPFYRYNSMEEMSEDLQTALNLERLDEPKFAIPVDDEATKAIPVITNDGLYKNFDETIIHTNEKEDQGKTLVKESPKKKEKKKKKKKAKKKGKKIAAIIISTFLALLLIMGLVLFLLPDLLAPEDIVVPDVAGLELDKAKTTLEEKGFVVSDTITLNSDDVEKGHVIKTSPSAGSARREGTEITIYESLGKETVVLSDYVGRKYDDVVKLLESEGFDFKDIEPIEVFDDSEPGTILEQNIKPKEEVVPSETSLEFTISKGAQLISVKDLSDYTKKEVNDYVDDVGLTVTFKEEYSDTVEKGLVISQTPEARTNLKKGAEITVVLSKGKKEVQPKEVMKEISIPYEPTEMTADGKPVEQTVRIYIGDFNNSMTEPAETFKITENTKKTIYLQIPEGQKGYYRVQIDSVVIIDEEVPYPN